The genomic window AGTATAAGTTATTGAGGGGGAGTATTCCCTATACTCCTTCCTAAAGAGCACCAGGAAGGGATTATCTGTTTCCTGAACCAGATCTGGGAAGGAGAATCcaacttcttccctcccctccaaactaccccctctcaaaaaaaaaaaaaaaaataaaattatccactggctaatagattttaaaaaaaacactccccccaaaaaaccgcaataccaccccccccaaaaaaaactgaaggaaaaaaaaaaaaaaaaacagaaaaaaaaaaaaacaataattcccAGATTACTTGCCAGATCGGCACCAGGGAGCAGCTTCAAAAATTTTAAGCCTAGAATTAGTCTGTTACAGAGTCATCATAAGCATGCCTTGCtttttcaaccaaaaaaaaaaaaaaaaaaaaaaattagaaacagtaaacaaaaataaaaaactagtACTGATCAGTTTTCTGACAATACATAATTACTCAAAATTAACTAGCATTTAAACCAAGTTGGGAGGGAAACGGGGGGCCCCTAGGCCATGTCTCACACTAGAGTGTGGGGGTAGGTGCAGGGCATTTGTCATTATTGCAAAAAcgaattttaatttctctttagtTTGATTTAACATTGCTTTTAGTATGATGCCGACACCAGCTTTGCAGAGGGGGCTCTGGAGGGATGTTCATAGCAGCACACACCTGCGGCTCTTCTTCGGTTCTGGAGGCTCCAGGGCAGCCAGTATCGCCTCGTCAAATACATtctttaggcctttctgaaaaggggtagaaaaagaaaaggggcagTCTGATTCAGTATAATAAttagacaaaatgaaaacaaacaccCCCAGAATGGTAAACAAGATCTGAGAACAGGAAATAACTACCCAAGATTTCAATTCCATTATCTCCTTCCATCAAGCTTGGTTCAAGGTATATATTATAAAAGCTAAGCAGTTCTGTAGCAGGATAGCCGAGATATTCATGACAGACACTGGACTTTTGAGGATGCTTTTTACAAACCAAGAAGCAAACAAGCATTTGTGTAATTCACTCAATTCAAGGCAAGTCTGTGATGTACTAGAACTTGGCATACAGATATCACATAATTACTACCTTTAAAAGAAGCAGTGGGATATGGACCCAAGTGAGGGTTCTGGAAGGTTCAAAATATAATACAGGGGCGTCCTTATGATGGGAAATGCAAGCATGGATGAAAACAGCATCAGTCAGACTTCAGTAAGCCCAAGTTAGCAAAGGATCATTCACTGAGAGTACCCTTTGTCCCACCCATTAAAAGTAGCTGGGGCAACAACCAGAAGCAGTGAATGTGTTAACACAACAAAATCAGATATAAGGAAAGCAAGAAACATGGGTACCTTGTCCACAGGTCAATCTAAAGCCAGTCAGTGCAACAGGAATAAAGCTTCATCAGGCATTCATACAAACAAttacaattcttttaatttcaaaatgttaAGGTGGCTACAATTATGTTTTCCCTCATAATGACAAATCAGAAGCAGCATGAAAATAAAGGTAGCAGAGCTATACATGTCAACATTAACAAACCTTAGGTTCAACTGTTCAAAATGGAGTTGGGGTTATAAAAGTTACTGTAACAAATGCATTTGTAAAGCAGTGGCAGATACATCAACTTGTCTTCCCctgcccaccccacccccaagccTAACAAATAATTCCACTACAGCACAGACAGCCAAAGCACTAGCAACAGAAAGGGTTGATGCACAAGGGAAAACCCAGGAAAAATCCATCACATTATAGTGCCTACTAGCAGGCCACCTCTTCCCACTTAAGTTTGTCATGCAAGTACAATTAATCACAGCTTcacaagtataaaatgaaatgagtgCATGATTCCAAACACCACCGAATGAGgggttttcctttattttctcctagaGGGCATTTTTAATGCTACACCTGAGCCCCCGTTTACTCCAATTACCAAAACCATAAAGCTCCAAGCGTTTGGCTACTCAAGGGGCAGACAAGAGTTTGTCCACTCCAAATCTGCCTCCTGATAACATAATACTTTGTGTTTTACTAagataaagatagatatataATGCAGTTTTAATCAGAAAACTAATACAGAGGTTGCTCTAAGGTGGTAAGTAAAAAGACGCAGAGGCTTTCAAACAGGATGGTTTTATtcctttgtggtttttttttttgtttgttttttaaaacggAGATTCTACAATGGTGGGACAGGAAGCAGCAgcaaagaggggaaggagaaaacagTTTAGAATATACAGCACTTCCTTTTGGGTTGAGTTTCCGGAGGCTCGAGGGCAGCTAGGATAGCCTCATCAAACACATTCTTCAGACCTCTCTACAAgacagaggggaggaaagagaacagCAGCTAGGTTAGAGGATTACAAAAAGACTAGCAGATACAAACAGCACCCAAGGATAAAAAAGGGCTGAATGCACATAAAAAGGTAGGTGAGTACAGGatttaaaaagagatttgaaagaaaatacacaaaacacctggaaatatataagaatttaaaagggtaaaagaaaagatcaaggCAAGGCATTTGGCCCTCTGTTCCCCACCTCTTAATACACATGGGAATGAAGTATCAGAAGGAGGGACTTGCTCAATGTTAAATACTTCAGGGTTAACAGAGTTAGAAGCATAATGTAAGATTCTTAAGAAGGTTAGTACAAAGATCAATTTGCTACAGCACCATGCTGTGAACATAGTAAAGGGCAAGAACCCAATTGTAATGGAAATATTGTGAACATGCCAAATCCTAAAGAATTTCAGATAGATGGATACATATGTTCTTTCtagcaaataaatgaaaattaaaaggttGGCAGAAATCCAGATGTTAAGGATTGTAGATAATTATCTGGTACATTCCtgaaatttcattttgcttgtttGGAAGAAACTACATAATTGctccaaaaaataatttaattggtaCTTAAAATTTCTGACTTATGTGAATTCAGCCTCTGAATAACTGAAGAACACAAAGCAATAAACTATATGGGCATGCTATTTGTTTCTAAATATTAACAATATACCCATTGTGATTGAAACCACATTTCTGAACAAGCTCATTTTTCTCAATACAAATTCTCAGCAATTTCCAACTAGTTTTAAATTagcaaagaaaaccctaaaatagCATTGGCTTCAGTTATTCAATAATACTAAAGCATCATCATCACCCAAGttataggaaaataaagaaagatacAAGGAGTTAACGCTATAAAAGCAAGCGGGTCCAACGTGCTTGTGATATGTGCACAAAGCATGGAGTGGAGAAACAGAATTGTCTCTTGCATCCATAGATATAGAAAGGAATTACCTTGCAGTACAGCCAGAATGTAGCGGAAGGTCCTAAAAAACCTGATAAAAACTATCTACACTCACTCTGGTCTCCTCTACAGAGAGTAAATATAAAGGATATCCCAAAAAGTGTCTCATTTCCATTAGCCCAAACCATTTTATTCATAATAAGAGTATCTCCAAAAGCCTTGAAATCCTGGAAAAATCAAAGTCTCCCAAAATTCCCTCACAGCATGCCATAAGTTGCCTGCTACACAGCAAACTCAATCAGGGACCAAGTAACTGAAACACAGAAATTTATGTGTCACCAAAGTTTTGCATCAGGAATAGATAACTACGTCACTTTTAATGCTCCTTAACactttctctgtgtatatgtgtatgtatgtatgtgtgtgtgtgtgtgtgtgtgtgtgtgtgtgtgtgtgtgtgtgtgtgtgtgaaagcaCATAAAACATAAGAAAACTCTAAGGTCTAAGAAAAGCTCATTTGTTCTCTATCTTAAAAATAAGAGTATTTTAGCCTATTGTAATATAACATATGCTCTTTGAGTACAAAGGTCATGTCTTACGACTATATGGAGGAAAGCCTTAGAGTGAAGGCTTTACAGACACTGTACAAGAGATCCTTGTTCTTTAGTTAATGGTCGTACTAGATGGCTGAGGTCACTCTGAACAACAAGATGCTAGACTGTTATAACACCTCAAACAAACAAGTACACAATATAAATTTgtaaaagaggaaattaaggagaaataaaagcaatccctctactaaaaagggaaggagaatagGATACACACACCACTGGAGAGATGAGAAAGATGATAATTTAAGAGTTGGTATTAGAATATTtctaaaaagacaatttttaaaagagtgaaaagcaacaatttttttaaaatgaattaccAAATTTTATAGATAGAAGGGACAACAgcagccatctagttcaacctatACTCCAAACAAAGAAATCTCCACTGTGTTATACCTGACAAGGATTCATCCAATCTTTTCTTAAAAGACTGTCCATTATACTTCTGGTcaacttataaaaaataaaataaaattttaagtaaaaagtTTTTCCCTGTCATAAGCTTAAATTTGCAAGAACCTGTTCCTGGTTCTTGCCTTCTAGTatcaaacagaacaagtctaatcacCTTTCTACATAAGCCtttcaaacattaaaaaataaaataaaataattatcatatcCATTCATGCCTTCCACTCAACAGAAACCTCTGTAATCTTCTCTAAGATAAAGATGTCAAGTTCTTTCAACCAATTTTCCTGACATGCCTAGACAAGGTATTTCACATTCTAGTTGTTCCTCTTGATATGCTCCAATTTATCAAACTCCTTCCTAATTTGTATATCTCAGAACTAAACTAATATTCCAAATGTAGTCTGACTGGATACCAAAGTACAGCCAAGACTATAACCTCCTTACTCCTAGAATATCAATTCTCTCTTAATAGCCCAAGATcacatttgctttttcttttcctttgctctctttactgtggaaaaggaagggatagaGACTTATACAAAGTTTATAGCAtgataaaaactaatttttcctttttacttttcaaaaccaAATTTTTTAAGGCTTTATGTTTATCaccattaattttttgttttactcaTTTCAGTCAAATGGTTATTTACAAGGATTTTTCTACACAATATGTAAATTTAGCATTTTCCCATAAAATGCCCAATGTAGCTAAAGTTAATGAACTATCATATTATggaataaaccaaaataaaaaatgcacTATATGTCAACCACAAAACAAACCACAAATTACAAAACCATCTTTGAAACAGCTAAGGAAAAATGCCTTTAAAGGACATCTACAAGTACATAATAGCCACTGCCCTCCAAAACAATCCAGATTATCTGGATGCACAGATAAAAGCAATTCATAAAGTTAACAGAAATACATAAACTTTAGCACATTAGGCATGAATGGCTTGGCATCTAACCCAAGGTTTCAGTGAGATTTCTACACTAGTTGCTTCATATTATGTTTCCTACAATGTAAAAAGTctgttagaaaaaaatctaggttAAAATGGAAATGCAACACTTCAGTTAAAATTCCTTAGTGGATTTACATCCACTAAGCAAATAGAATCTGCAAAACTAAagcaatggaaagaaagagagctACAAATTTTTGGGAAACTTGGACATTAAAGAGAgtaagcaaaaatattaatacaATCTAGACCTAGCTAAGGAAGCAATATCCAAGAATCCCAAGAATTGTATGAGAAAAGTTTTCAACTAGTCTGACAAAGTTTTCTATTACTCTaaccattaaaatagtttctccaCATGTTAACACTAAGagagcaaaaatatatttttaaaaaatgctaggCCCAAGAGAACAGAACTAAAAAACTTACATCCTACTTTGCATTGTAgtgttaaccaaaaaaaaaaaaaaacctgaacatTATACAATCTATGTCTATAGGCACTGAATATCATGAATGctatataaaaagttttttctataaataacaagataaagaatatatttaaaagctATAAATTTCATCCCCAAAAAGGTTTTCATAAAACTGTCATTTACTATTCTGATGaatcttctcatgtttttctAGAAAGCTATAGTGGACCCAGTGGACCAACTAATAGTAGAATTAACCCCAATACACTAAGATGACCTAAAAGTACCATAACTGTTGCCAACGGCAGCATAGTGGTGCATAGTCTCCAAATAAGGCCTCACCTGTGTGAGCGCACTACACTCCACGTATTTGACAGCCTTCAGGTCTCGGGCCAGCTTTTCAGCAGTCTCTGGAGTGATGGGCTTCTGTTTGTTCTTAGCAAGTTTCTCAATAGTTGAAGGGTCATCTCTGAGATCAATTTGGGTCCCAACAAGCAAAAAAGGAGTCTTTGGACAGTGGTGAGTAATCTCTGGTACCCACTAAAGACATGAAACATACAAATACCAGTTAATTTTTAGGCTTCAAAAATGGTTCACAAAGCAAAGAAACCTGAAATGTACAAATATTTGACCAACACaccttttctttcacattttcaaATGAGGATGGGGATACCACTGAAAAACAGACAAGAAACACATCTGTCTGTGGATAACTGAGAGGTCGTAATCTGTCATAATCTTCTTGTCctagaaggcaaaaggaaaattattaagtACTGAAACTAAATCATTTCAAAGCATGAAAATTATACACATAGGTATATTTATGTGTACTTATGTACACACAAATCAGTTTTTACCATAGCACCTATTACATTTTGGTTACATGAAAAGCAATTTGTCTTTCAGGATGTAGACAGTGCTATTACATGGGATTTCTATGGCTGACTGAAAACCACTTCATTTCCCTCCCAGCTAAACTCCTTTGAATTAGTCATGTCACTAAAAACCTTATCTTGAAAGATAGATGCCTTGTTATTAATACTTCATCAGTCCCCTCTAATTGAAGTATGGGGTGATTAGCTCCtccaaaatttccatttatttaagaAGATTCTTCCttaatctcctcctcctcctttagCTTcctttgcatgttgttttctcccattaaattataagcttgagagtaataactttctttttcatatttatattcccaatggTGCAAAGTGGCCATAAGATATAGTATAAAATACCAGTAGAACATTAGTATTAATAGAATGAGCATTTGACTGAGAGGTTTGGGAGTATTAAGGGAT from Sminthopsis crassicaudata isolate SCR6 chromosome 3, ASM4859323v1, whole genome shotgun sequence includes these protein-coding regions:
- the CDC42 gene encoding cell division control protein 42 homolog isoform X1; translation: MQTIKCVVVGDGAVGKTCLLISYTTNKFPSEYVPTVFDNYAVTVMIGGEPYTLGLFDTAGQEDYDRLRPLSYPQTDVFLVCFSVVSPSSFENVKEKWVPEITHHCPKTPFLLVGTQIDLRDDPSTIEKLAKNKQKPITPETAEKLARDLKAVKYVECSALTQKGLKNVFDEAILAALEPPEPKKSRRCVLL
- the CDC42 gene encoding cell division control protein 42 homolog isoform X2, with product MQTIKCVVVGDGAVGKTCLLISYTTNKFPSEYVPTVFDNYAVTVMIGGEPYTLGLFDTAGQEDYDRLRPLSYPQTDVFLVCFSVVSPSSFENVKEKWVPEITHHCPKTPFLLVGTQIDLRDDPSTIEKLAKNKQKPITPETAEKLARDLKAVKYVECSALTQRGLKNVFDEAILAALEPPETQPKRKCCIF